Below is a genomic region from Sutterella megalosphaeroides.
GCTCGACGCTCGTCCCGATGCAACAACGGCCTCCCGGATCGAACAACGCTCGACGGACGGCCGTTGCAGGCGTTTCCGGCACTTCGACGCTTCGAAAGGCGTTCGACGTGCCGGACGCCCCCGAACGAATCTCAAGTGTTTGCGGGTCGTCGGCACGGCCCGGCGCCCTACTCCAGCTGGCCGTCGACATGCTCGAAAGCAAGCAGCGGCCTGCGTCCGATCCCGAGTCCGAAGCAATCGGGAAATCCGAGACCGCCGCGCTCGAATCTCATCGCCTTGACCGTTGTCCTTTCGTTCTTGCGGTCGAAGCATCGCCGCCTTACGGCGTCTTGAATTCCCACGTATGGCATTCGGCACAGTAGTTCACGCCCGCTTTGTGCCCCTTGTGGCATTCCGTGCAGGGCAGGATGCCGTCGTGCTGGGCGTGCGGGTTGCCTTCGGCTTCGTCTTTCGGTTGCGTGAGTTTCACCAACTTGTCGTAGTCGCCGTGGCAGTCCGTGCAGACATCCTGATCGTCCTTCTGCTTCATCACGCCCGGAGCCTTGGGATCGTGGCAGCTTTCGCAAGGTACGTTGTACTTCTCAACATGGCGGTCCGCCAGAAAATCGGAGGCTACAGCATGGGCGGAGAGAGCCAGAGCGAGCGCCCCGGCCAAAAGAGAAACAATCGCTTTCATGGCTTGGGCCGCCTCGCCTTGTTGGGGAGAGGCGGCACGAAGAAAAGACTCAAACGGCTTGTTGTGCCGCGGCGTTTTCGCCGGCTACGCGACCGAAAACCAGGCATTCGGCCAAATTGCCGCCGCCCTGATAGACGAACTTGAAGACGGAGACGATTTCGCCTGCGGCGTAGAGATGAGGAATGGCCTTCCCGCTCCAATCGAGCACTTCGCGCTTTCCGTTGCA
It encodes:
- a CDS encoding cytochrome c3 family protein, which translates into the protein MKAIVSLLAGALALALSAHAVASDFLADRHVEKYNVPCESCHDPKAPGVMKQKDDQDVCTDCHGDYDKLVKLTQPKDEAEGNPHAQHDGILPCTECHKGHKAGVNYCAECHTWEFKTP